TTTAATGAAATTTGTAGAACTTTAGAAATGAATAGCTCACACTGAGTAGATGTGCTTTTGAGAGTGCAACTGACCTTCCGTGAAGTGGATGCCCATGGAAGCTGGCAGACTGAGGCATGTGAGGCCTGTGGCTGTTGGTAGGGTCACCCTGGACCGACTGTGGCTGGTGTACCAGAGGGTGGGGGTGTGAGAGGCGAGAGACCCCTGCTTCATGACCTTTAGAGGTAGAAGGATACCCCAGAGCATTCCTAAGGTACCAGTCCCTCAGCCCCTCCAGTGCTAGGGCCTTATGGAGGCTTCGTGTGGAGTCTTCTGGTGTGGGAAGAGAGAATTGTGGGGGTCTGCGAGTGAATGGGGGACCCAATAGCTCAGCTTGGTAAGGATGCAAATTGGGAATGGACGATGTGGTGGCTGAAGAAGGAAGGGGTGACTCGTACGCCGAAAGTAGAAGAGCATCATGTTGCTGCAAAGGAATAAATGGACCACAAGATTTGGTTCTAGTGACTTTGACCCTGCGTAGTTCAGCTTGAGATCCTCGTAGGACCATGGGGCTGAAAGGAGGTACAGCACTGGGGAGGTGCACCTGTGAGTGGGAGAAGCCATTGGCATGAGACTGTGGTGCTactgtggatgtgtgtggagATGACGTGTCCTGCCAGATCCTGCCTGTAGACTGATACAGCTGCTGCATCTTCTGCTGTTTGCCCCAGATATAATCCATCAGCTGCTCGCTGTACCCTCCGGTCCCTCGACCACCCATGGACAGACGCAGTTTTGCTTGTTCCACAGAGTTATCCACTGGTCTTTCTGGACTTTCTAACTTAATACGTCGCAGCTTTCCATCAGTGAGTGTCTCAGAGCTCTTGTAGGGCCCTCCTCTAGGGGGCATCCCATTACGAGGAGGAGGATCATCAGGCAGACTGGACCTGTCCAGCAGGGCCTCTGAGCTGTTACTGCGCCTGGCACGGGAGCTGTAAGGGCAGCCTCTGCGCTCTGATGAGGAGCCTTCTTGAGACAGGGGTATCATGTATGGGACATCCAGGCTGCCAGACCACTGCTTAGTGCCATTACTTCCTGATCCATCCGACCTGTCAtttaagaaaacacaaaaacgaAAATTAATAATTGACTGACAGTGTTTCACTGTATAAACTGTGATTTTACAACATTATAGGGTTACACAAGTCATTTTGTTAACATGACATTAATCACCCCAACTGTGTCTGGCTCTGATGTGTATTTAAGAAATTATCTAATTTGAATCCATAGTTATCTCTGTGGGAGTCGGTAGAAGCTGTGCTGTAACACACAGACAAAGATCACAGATTACCTGACGTGAACACTGATAGGAGCCGTACGAGCCAACAGAGGAGTCGCTGGAACACTTCTACCCTCAGCATTTGATGCACTTTGTGGTAAAGAGTGAGACGGGCTGTGGAacataaacagaaaaatattatGAAGCAccgcacaaacaaacacaacatgaCAATGTTATAAATGAGTTTTAGTCAATACTAAGGATGCAACAATACTGGTATCTGGTATCCAATCCAGGAAAATGCTGTATTGGTTATTGTGTCAGACTGACAGATCAggtatcggcagatacttaCTCAAAGCCAATACTGTTTCCATACTTATAGACTGTGAGGTTTGTGGATGTAAGCAAAGTGTCTACAGTTAAAACTGAGTGACTGTGGAGAATGATGTTCACCTGATGAAAATAATGTTTATGCTACTAAACcttaaagaacaaaaacaacaaatagttaatttatttttcattttattgtctgtattttaatgataatacagaactatacaaacaaaacaaataactacaaaggtcaatttaaaacattaaaaacaggtgcaagtgtaattataaatatttatcaccagattattaaagctCATTTGTGGCACCAGTGTATTCAGTTTTGCATGATTGAAAtcaccaaaagctttttttccccatttcagttctagtgcggccaGTTTTCAGACAAAGAGAATCATGagattgtgttttaaaagttcccatatcaaagttcaacaagcaacaAACacattcaggcagtctatcaagtaataccttataaataaatgttacacagtgtctcttcctgacagacagcgatggccaacctcGTTTCTCATAGAGGGAAAACTGATGGGTTTCATCATCTGTTATGAAACGAGTGAAAGTGGAtctacatgttttaaaatagagactgaagtctgcatgtacattATATCTCCACAATCT
The sequence above is drawn from the Periophthalmus magnuspinnatus isolate fPerMag1 chromosome 5, fPerMag1.2.pri, whole genome shotgun sequence genome and encodes:
- the ccdc120b gene encoding coiled-coil domain-containing protein 120, which translates into the protein MEVKGQLITSMGLGSPDVQGCQDGKIQAERLTALQQKKKALEALLNNRVGELKQVCLQEAELTGKLPRVFPLESGEKPPLVQRRAHLAPNAKIEDETAQRKQMKTIFTGALYRNSELDRNVQNKRTVHRGCHTEDAVMSESTSSTSDTTSHENESSPSVVADQRSLSQPGLTVGSPDHRISRKLSPVEIYYEMRTRRNSATSSVSPSHSLPQSASNAEGRSVPATPLLARTAPISVHVRSDGSGSNGTKQWSGSLDVPYMIPLSQEGSSSERRGCPYSSRARRSNSSEALLDRSSLPDDPPPRNGMPPRGGPYKSSETLTDGKLRRIKLESPERPVDNSVEQAKLRLSMGGRGTGGYSEQLMDYIWGKQQKMQQLYQSTGRIWQDTSSPHTSTVAPQSHANGFSHSQVHLPSAVPPFSPMVLRGSQAELRRVKVTRTKSCGPFIPLQQHDALLLSAYESPLPSSATTSSIPNLHPYQAELLGPPFTRRPPQFSLPTPEDSTRSLHKALALEGLRDWYLRNALGYPSTSKGHEAGVSRLSHPHPLVHQPQSVQGDPTNSHRPHMPQSASFHGHPLHGRSMEFSLYQENAQEASPKEPSADPGTLV